A stretch of Hoplias malabaricus isolate fHopMal1 chromosome 10, fHopMal1.hap1, whole genome shotgun sequence DNA encodes these proteins:
- the ssr1 gene encoding translocon-associated protein subunit alpha isoform X1 produces the protein MLQFLPKFLLLLLLAFPAAVLLKGPVVAAQDVTEEEEAADEDSPDDVIAEDEDDEAEVEDDDHTELTEEKDEEEEETLTGEVKPSPNADTTILFVKGEDFPANNIVKFLLGFTNKGNETFVVESLDASFRYPQDFQFYIQNFTALQLGTVVPPQRQATFEYSFIPAEPMGGRPFGLVINLNYKDTNGNIFQDAVFNQTVTITEKEDGLDGETIFMYVFLSGLGLLVVVGLHQLLESRKRRRPVAKVEMGTSNHNDVDMSWIPQETLNQIMQSRRDKASPRRSPRKRTQKRSAGSDE, from the exons ATGCTTCAATTTCTCCCGAAGTTTCTGCTGCTGTTATTACTAGCGTTCCCGGCGGCGGTTCTGCTGAAGG GTCCAGTAGTGGCTGCACAAGATGTTACAGAAGAGGAAGAGGCAGCTGATGAAGATTCCCCTGATGATGTAATtgctgaggatgaggatgatgaagCAGAGGTGGAAGATGATGACCATACAGAATTA ACTGAAGaaaaagatgaagaagaagaagaaactttgACGGGCGAAGTGAAACCATCCCCAAATGCAGATACAACTATTCTTTTTGTCAAAGGAGAGG ACTTTCCAGCCAACAACATTGTGAAGTTTCTTCTGGGTTTTACCAACAAAGGCAATGAAACTTTTGTAGTGGAGTCTCTGGATGCTTCTTTCCGCTACCCTCAGGACTTCCAGTTTTATATACAGAACTTCACAGCTCTCCAGTTGGGCACAGTGGTCCCTCCTCAGCGCCAGGCCACATTTGAATATTCTTTCATCCCTGCTGAGCCTATGGGTGGTCGTCCCTTTGGCCTGGTCATCAACCTCAACTACAAAGACaccaat GGAAACATTTTCCAGGATGCTGTATTTAACCAGACTGTAACTATCACTGAGAAAGAAGATGGACTTGATGGAGAAAC GATTTTCATGTATGTGTTCCTTTCTGGGCTTGGACTACTGGTTGTTGTTGGCTTGCATCAACTCCTGGAATCCAGGAAG AGGAGACGACCTGTGGCCAAGGTGGAGATGGGTACCTCCAATCATAATGACGTGGACATGAGTTGGATTCCTCAAGAGACACTCAATCAGATCA TGCAGAGTCGTCGAG ATAAGGCTTCCCCCAGAAGATCGCCCCGTAAGAGGACGCAGAAGCGTTCAGCTGGATCAGATGAGTGA
- the ssr1 gene encoding translocon-associated protein subunit alpha isoform X2, translating to MLQFLPKFLLLLLLAFPAAVLLKGPVVAAQDVTEEEEAADEDSPDDVIAEDEDDEAEVEDDDHTELTEEKDEEEEETLTGEVKPSPNADTTILFVKGEDFPANNIVKFLLGFTNKGNETFVVESLDASFRYPQDFQFYIQNFTALQLGTVVPPQRQATFEYSFIPAEPMGGRPFGLVINLNYKDTNGNIFQDAVFNQTVTITEKEDGLDGETIFMYVFLSGLGLLVVVGLHQLLESRKRRRPVAKVEMGTSNHNDVDMSWIPQETLNQINKASPRRSPRKRTQKRSAGSDE from the exons ATGCTTCAATTTCTCCCGAAGTTTCTGCTGCTGTTATTACTAGCGTTCCCGGCGGCGGTTCTGCTGAAGG GTCCAGTAGTGGCTGCACAAGATGTTACAGAAGAGGAAGAGGCAGCTGATGAAGATTCCCCTGATGATGTAATtgctgaggatgaggatgatgaagCAGAGGTGGAAGATGATGACCATACAGAATTA ACTGAAGaaaaagatgaagaagaagaagaaactttgACGGGCGAAGTGAAACCATCCCCAAATGCAGATACAACTATTCTTTTTGTCAAAGGAGAGG ACTTTCCAGCCAACAACATTGTGAAGTTTCTTCTGGGTTTTACCAACAAAGGCAATGAAACTTTTGTAGTGGAGTCTCTGGATGCTTCTTTCCGCTACCCTCAGGACTTCCAGTTTTATATACAGAACTTCACAGCTCTCCAGTTGGGCACAGTGGTCCCTCCTCAGCGCCAGGCCACATTTGAATATTCTTTCATCCCTGCTGAGCCTATGGGTGGTCGTCCCTTTGGCCTGGTCATCAACCTCAACTACAAAGACaccaat GGAAACATTTTCCAGGATGCTGTATTTAACCAGACTGTAACTATCACTGAGAAAGAAGATGGACTTGATGGAGAAAC GATTTTCATGTATGTGTTCCTTTCTGGGCTTGGACTACTGGTTGTTGTTGGCTTGCATCAACTCCTGGAATCCAGGAAG AGGAGACGACCTGTGGCCAAGGTGGAGATGGGTACCTCCAATCATAATGACGTGGACATGAGTTGGATTCCTCAAGAGACACTCAATCAGATCA ATAAGGCTTCCCCCAGAAGATCGCCCCGTAAGAGGACGCAGAAGCGTTCAGCTGGATCAGATGAGTGA
- the LOC136708235 gene encoding zinc finger protein 271-like isoform X3 — protein sequence MKMMEAVNANVGSCSEFDAELRTLVEGLLKDICSLAARWSSAVQREITSCRRENQELRHTLSLMEKKFSQSQRDTPVYTPSSPPPPGGDHQGPESSHECDKKTGKDIAPECTDPKRDQCRRIKEEEVEISVTERAQHRLEAECSDVLDATPHPDSEVHCQHLELKTEFKSTAKHEIPIPVSEICGDESEDDSQDCLVVDEQHETEDQSTKCFLRLSPPKREEKEEYDCERDKQQEQLDTSYLLKPDLQLNYTPLLNNPGSTSSDRSMFVILDGNADMSCTDFNIQHSALEGRASGISKSTKKKGPRFICSICGKSLSSKYSLTVHLTMHTGDRPYACSQCGKRFMNRTNLQIHQNIHTGAKPYVCTLCPKTFADPSPFGRHKRMHSRELQQSSHIPKYKKILDNSRKDSATSKRGQWRVMLQKLNPVLTGANAEVKDGTITERKEENLEATYGDSLSTPVGLHAEVDNPFYDHKTESEKAPPKAATLQSSEPCPDINDDCEDVFEEPAMEDEENETENHLQIPQPKREEEDEFDITLLSPDLQLNSTQLLRETQPESTLSDYTVPFKLDKHLSGTAPMVHHFYNRPLPNCKRKGGKFICDICGKSLTTKGSFICHLRVHSGEKPFTCTQCGKRFAKKFNLHVHYNIHSGARPYACALCPKSYADPSSLKKHKRVHE from the exons ATGAAGATGATGGAGGCGGTGAATGCGAATGTGGGGAGCTGCTCCGAGTTTGACGCCGAGCTAAGGACTCTGGTGGAGGGACTGCTGAAAGATATTTGCTCGCTGGCGGCTCGCTGGAGCTCCGCGGTTCAGAGAGAAATCACCTCTTGCCGGAGAGAGAACCAGgagctcagacacacactcagcctcATGGAGAAGAAATTctcacagtcacagagagacacacctGTGTACACACCCTCCTCACCCCCGCCACCTGGAGGAGACCACCAGGGTCCGGAGAGTTCGCACG AGTGTGACAAAAAGACAGGAAAAGATATAGCGCCTGAATGTACAGATCCGAAGAGAGATCAGTGT AGGAGAATAAAAGAAGAAGAGGTGGAGATATCTGTTACTGAAAGAGCACAACACAGACTGGAGG CAGAATGCAGTGATGTGCTTGATGCTACTCCTCATCCAGATTCAGAAGTTCATTGTCAACATCTGGAACTTAAGACTGAGTTCAAGAGCACGGCTAAGCATGAGATCCCAATCCCAGTGTCTGAGATCTGTGGAGATGAAAGTGAAGACGACAGTCAAGATTGTTTGGTTGTGGATGAACAGCATGAGACAGAGGATCAAAGCACAAAGTGCTTTCTCCGGCTGTCTCCTCctaaaagagaagagaaagaggaataTGATTGTGAGAGGGACAAGCAGCAAGAGCAGTTAGACACCTCCTACTTACTGAAACCTGATCTTCAGCTTAACTACACACCTTTGCTTAATAATCCAGGGTCGACCAGTTCAGACCGCAGCATGTTTGTAATCCTGGATGGAAATGCTGACATGTCCTGTACAGATTTCAACATTCAACACTCTGCTTTAGAAGGGAGAGCATCAGGAATCTCCAAGAGTACGAAAAAGAAAGGACCTAGATTTATTTGTAGCATATGTGGGAAAAGTCTATCTTCAAAATATTCTCTTACCGTCCACTTAACGATGCACACTGGAGACCGGCCGTATGCGTGCTcacagtgtgggaagagattcaTGAATAGAACCAATCTCCAAATCCACCAGAATATCCACACAGGAGCAAAACCCTATGTCTGCACACTATGTCCAAAGACTTTCGCTGACCCCAGCCCTTTTGGAAGACACAAGAGGATGCACAGCAGAGAATTACAGCAGAGCTCCCACATTCCTAAAT acaaGAAAATTCTAGATAACTCAAGGAAAGATTCGGCAACATCCAAGAGAGGGCAGTGG CGTGTCATGCTGCAAAAATTGAACCCTGTATTAACAGGAGCAAACGCAGAGGTGAAGGACGGAACCATTACTGAAAGGAAAGAGGAAAACTTGGAAG CAACATATGGTGATTCGTTGTCTACACCTGTTGGTCTGCATGCAGAAGTAGACAACCCATTTTATGACCACAAGACTGAATCAGAGAAGGCTCCACCTAAAGCAGCTACTCTTCAAAGTTCAGAACCCTGTCCAGACATCAATGACGACTGTGAAGATGTGTTTGAGGAACCTGCAATGGAGGATgaagagaatgagacagagaacCATCTGCAGATCCCACAGCCTAAGcgagaagaggaggatgagttTGACATCACTTTACTGTCACCAGATCTTCAGCTTAATTCCACACAACTGCTAAGAGAGACCCAACCAGAGTCTACGCTCTCAGACTACACAGTGCCTTTCAAATTGGACAAGCATTTATCAGGAACAGCACCAATGGTGCATCATTTTTATAACAGACCTTTACCAAATTGTAAACGGAAAGGAGGTAAATTTATCTGCGATATCTGTGGGAAAAGTCTTACAACTAAAGGTTCGTTTATATGCCATTTGAGAGTGCACTCTGGAGAGAAGCCCTTCACTTGTACTCAGTGTGGAAAGAGATTTGCCAAGAAATTTAACCTTCATGTCCACTACAATATCCACTCCGGAGCGAGACCATATGCCTGCGCTCTCTGCCCAAAGTCATACGCTGACCCCAGCAGCCTTAAAAAACATAAGCGAGTGCATGAGTAG